The Enterococcus rotai genome includes a window with the following:
- a CDS encoding ABC transporter substrate-binding protein: MKKAFIISLLGLAFITGCGQKEQKATEKNQSEGYPVTVQNFSKAEGAESWQKKEQTFDKVPEKVLANTQPAAELLLHLGLKDKIVGVGAVFGEPDKAVEKEFNELNHLSTDYIGKEMALSVDPDLVYGRGGLFDNQDWGVGTVDTLNDMGIKTFVLNSSVTGGTFESVYDDIDNLGKVFNVTEKADAFKSELKERQATVDKKLTKIKEDQTFAYLHTSDPEELYVYPANNETFFNDIFKMVKLDNVFKDEKGEVSVEKLIETDPDVLIVADWSTMKGGISGDTMIDAVLKNQKLSSMKAVKNKKVYAVDYNYMFGYGYQSLDGIEKLADEMYPEK, encoded by the coding sequence ATGAAAAAAGCATTTATTATTAGTTTATTAGGTTTAGCGTTTATCACAGGATGTGGACAAAAGGAACAAAAAGCGACTGAGAAGAATCAAAGCGAAGGATATCCTGTAACGGTTCAAAATTTTTCTAAAGCAGAAGGTGCAGAAAGCTGGCAAAAGAAAGAGCAAACGTTTGATAAGGTTCCAGAAAAAGTATTAGCGAATACGCAGCCAGCTGCAGAATTATTACTACATTTAGGATTGAAAGATAAAATCGTTGGTGTCGGTGCTGTGTTTGGCGAACCAGATAAAGCCGTTGAAAAAGAGTTTAATGAATTGAACCATTTATCAACAGACTATATCGGAAAAGAAATGGCTTTAAGCGTTGATCCAGATCTAGTCTATGGACGTGGCGGTTTATTTGATAACCAAGATTGGGGTGTCGGAACAGTTGATACACTGAATGATATGGGAATCAAAACATTTGTCTTGAATTCTTCTGTCACAGGGGGCACATTTGAGTCAGTTTACGATGATATCGATAATTTAGGGAAAGTATTCAACGTAACGGAAAAAGCAGATGCGTTTAAATCAGAGCTAAAGGAACGCCAAGCAACTGTGGATAAAAAGCTGACTAAAATTAAAGAGGACCAGACATTTGCTTATCTGCACACTTCAGATCCAGAAGAATTATACGTTTATCCAGCAAATAATGAAACGTTTTTCAATGATATTTTCAAAATGGTAAAACTGGACAACGTGTTTAAAGACGAAAAAGGTGAAGTCAGTGTGGAGAAATTGATTGAAACTGATCCAGATGTCTTGATCGTAGCGGATTGGAGCACGATGAAAGGTGGGATTTCAGGAGACACAATGATCGATGCTGTACTGAAAAATCAAAAACTTTCAAGTATGAAAGCAGTTAAAAATAAGAAAGTTTATGCAGTTGATTACAATTATATGTTTGGATATGGCTATCAATCATTAGATGGAATTGAAAAATTAGCGGACGAGATGTATCCAGAAAAATAA
- a CDS encoding ABC transporter ATP-binding protein, whose protein sequence is MELKVNDLEIMIGQEAIVKSISFQTQKKQFVGIIGANGCGKSTMLKGIYKGIKPKAGRVFLDDLDLLAVSEKKVGQKLGVVNQFNELNFDLSVFQMVLLGRTPHKKLLESDTQADIDIVMDALAKTNLVSYAERSFLSLSGGEKQRVILARTIAQQPSYMILDEPTNHLDIRYQLEILSCVKNLEIGVLAALHDLELAAHYCDYIYAMKAGKIIAEGKPEELFTEQLIEDIYGVHCTIYKNPVTNRLGFAYSLE, encoded by the coding sequence ATGGAACTAAAGGTAAACGACTTAGAAATCATGATTGGACAAGAGGCGATCGTTAAAAGTATCTCTTTTCAAACACAAAAAAAGCAATTTGTTGGCATCATTGGTGCAAACGGCTGTGGTAAATCCACGATGCTTAAAGGAATCTACAAAGGAATCAAACCGAAAGCCGGACGTGTTTTTCTAGATGATTTAGACCTTCTCGCTGTTTCTGAAAAGAAGGTGGGGCAAAAGTTAGGTGTGGTCAATCAATTCAATGAATTAAACTTTGATTTAAGCGTTTTTCAAATGGTTTTATTAGGAAGAACACCGCATAAAAAACTCTTAGAATCAGATACACAGGCGGACATCGATATCGTGATGGATGCTTTAGCCAAAACGAACTTAGTCAGTTATGCAGAACGAAGTTTTCTGTCTTTATCTGGTGGTGAGAAACAGCGTGTCATCTTAGCGCGAACGATTGCTCAACAACCAAGTTATATGATTTTAGATGAACCGACCAATCATTTAGATATTCGTTATCAACTGGAAATATTAAGCTGTGTGAAAAACCTTGAAATCGGTGTTTTGGCAGCACTCCATGATTTAGAATTGGCGGCACATTATTGTGATTATATTTATGCGATGAAAGCGGGTAAGATCATTGCGGAAGGAAAACCAGAAGAATTATTTACAGAACAACTGATCGAAGATATTTACGGTGTTCATTGTACGATTTATAAAAATCCAGTAACGAATCGTTTAGGCTTCGCCTATTCATTAGAGTAG
- a CDS encoding FecCD family ABC transporter permease — MQAIKTNDGRIKAKTQQYYPLILVFLVVLIFLSIVYSLINGQANISIEDIVQILLTKVSGGRVGSLDGITSNSSVNIIWFVRTPRVILAVFVGMGLAITGAVMQAVVQNPLADPYILGISSGASLGATFAILVGFGTGSIFSQFGLAFGAFVGAMVAAFGVLVLSGIGGRMTSVKLVLSGSVIGALCSSISSFIVYLANNAEGMKTVTFWAMGSLASASWNKLGVLSVVVVVITSFFLFQHRILNVMLLGDEAAITLGVPLAKYRQLYLLLAALLTGVIVAYSGMIGFVGLIIPHIVRGLIGSDNKRLLPIVALSGALFMIWADVLSRIIIPNVELPIGIITSVIGAPLFIYIIVKKGYNFGG; from the coding sequence TTGCAGGCAATCAAGACAAATGATGGAAGAATCAAAGCGAAAACACAGCAGTACTATCCATTGATCCTAGTATTTTTAGTAGTACTTATTTTTTTATCAATCGTCTATTCATTGATCAATGGACAGGCGAATATTTCTATTGAAGATATCGTTCAGATTCTTTTAACGAAAGTTTCTGGCGGTAGAGTAGGTTCATTGGATGGAATAACCAGTAATTCTTCGGTGAATATTATTTGGTTTGTGCGGACTCCAAGAGTGATCTTAGCTGTTTTTGTTGGGATGGGCTTGGCGATTACGGGTGCTGTGATGCAAGCGGTCGTTCAAAATCCTTTGGCAGACCCTTACATTTTAGGGATCTCTTCAGGGGCTTCACTGGGGGCAACATTTGCAATTCTTGTAGGCTTTGGGACAGGAAGTATTTTTTCTCAGTTTGGCTTGGCTTTTGGCGCGTTTGTCGGTGCGATGGTTGCGGCGTTTGGTGTGCTTGTTTTATCAGGAATTGGGGGGCGAATGACCTCTGTCAAGCTGGTTTTATCTGGTTCAGTGATAGGTGCGTTATGTAGTTCAATTTCAAGCTTTATTGTTTATCTAGCAAATAACGCAGAAGGCATGAAGACGGTGACGTTTTGGGCAATGGGCAGTTTAGCTTCAGCAAGTTGGAATAAATTAGGTGTATTATCAGTTGTGGTCGTAGTGATCACTAGTTTCTTTTTGTTTCAGCATCGGATTTTAAATGTGATGTTATTAGGAGACGAAGCAGCGATTACGTTAGGTGTTCCGTTGGCAAAATATCGTCAGTTGTATTTATTGTTGGCTGCTCTTTTGACGGGGGTGATTGTAGCGTATTCAGGGATGATTGGTTTTGTTGGCTTGATCATACCTCACATCGTACGTGGTTTGATTGGTTCTGATAATAAACGATTACTACCGATCGTGGCACTGTCTGGTGCGCTGTTTATGATTTGGGCGGATGTTCTTTCTCGAATCATTATTCCAAACGTTGAGTTGCCGATCGGAATCATCACATCAGTGATCGGAGCGCCGCTGTTTATCTACATCATTGTCAAAAAAGGGTACAATTTCGGAGGCTAG